The window CTTTCGCTCTCCTCGGCTGCGGAAAGCGCCGCACACGCACAGATGCTGCGGGCAGGGCGGCGCCTTGCGGGGATCAAACCCCGGCTTGCCGGAACGATCCATCCGGGAGAGGGGGTCGTGCGCATCGAGGCTCGCCCCATTCCCCCGGTCGGCGAGGTCCCGCTGTTCCGCGGAATGGAAGGCAGGACGGTCGCGTCGGTGAACGTTTCTCTCGGGAAAGAATCCGTGGGCGCCTTCCTCGACCTGCCGTCCCACGACCTCCGGCGCGAGGCGGATGGCACCGTGGATTGCTGGGGGAAGGACTCTTCTTCCGGCTCGACGGTTCGCCGGACCGTCCAGGGGATCGTGGCGACGGGGGTGCTCCGATGAACCGGAAGATCTTCGCCGTGCTCGCCGTGGCAGCGATGCTGTTTGTGTCGCTTTGCCTCGTGGGAAGCGGCAACGCCCGCAGAAAAGGGATCTCCTCTACCAACCGTGTCGTCATCGACGGCAGGTCGTTCGTTCCGGACGAATCCCCGCCGGTCGAAGGTTCCCTTCTGCGGAGGGAACTCGACCGGTTGGGCATCCGCCTCCCCGTCGGGTTCACGCTGCCGGAGGATCCCGCCCCGTCGCATCCCGCGTTCTCGGAAAGACTGAGGGAATCCCCATCGGCACGGCCCGTCGAGACGTCACATCTCCCCGCGGGCTTGACCGCGGAGCACACCCTCCGGATGGAAGGCGAGGGGAAGCCGATCGACCTCGTTTTCGGAAAACTGGACACCCCGGGACCTTCCGTCCGTTCCCGCCTCCTCTCCTCCGGGTGGCAATCCGTATCCATCGGAAATATTCCCGGAGGAACGCACGTGATGCAAACCACTCCAGGGAAGGAGACCGCCATTGTTTGCCTCGATGAAGCGGAAGGCACGTTCCTTCTCTTCCGGGAAGTGGGCCGATAAGGCCCGGACGCTGCTCCCCTTGCTTGCGGGTGTTCTCCTGTGCGGGTTCGCCCTGGCCGCCGCCGGACGCAGGGTGGCAAGCATGGAGAAGGACATCCGCCGGCAAGCGAACCCGGTGGAAGTGGTCGTCGCCTCGGTGCCGATTCCCGCCGGTGAAACCTTCGGCGTCCAGAACCTCGCGAAAAAGTCGATCCCCTCCTCGGGGACCGGACAGCGCAACGTGCCCGCCTCCGATTTCGAACTCCTGGTGGGGGCCCGGGCCAAGACGGCAATCGATCCGGGAGAACCGGTATTGTGGACCGACGTCGAGGAACCGTACGACACGGACGCGTTCTCCAGGACGATCCTGCCTGGCCGGAGGGCGATAACGCTCACGGTCGACACGACATCGTCGTTCGCCGGCCTGCTGAATCCCGGGGACCGGGTGGACCTGCTCGTGGAACGGTCCGGTGCGAATTCCGCCGAGTGGGTCCGGGACCTCCCGGTGATCGCCGTGGACCGGGATCACAATCGCATCGCGCACCCCACCGACAAGGAGGACTCGGCAACCGTAACCCTCATGGTCTCCCCTTGGGAAGGAAGCCGGATCGCCAGGGCTTCCGGAAAATTGCACTGGTTCCTTCGCAATCCCGACGACAACGCGGTCGTCGTTCCGGCCTCCCCGGCAATGCGCGCCGTGGAGGTGTGGAAGGGCGGGGTGAAGGTTTTGCCGGCCCTCGCGGCGAAGGAGATCAACGGATGAGGGGAGATCTTCCGCGCGTCGGCTGCAGCACCGCCTTCCTCTGCCTGCTCCTGGCCCTTGCCACGGGTTCCGGGTCCCTCGCCTCGGAGACGATCCGGATCCGCCCCGGATTCCTGCGGATCCTCGAACGACCGGGGGTGTCGCGTCTTTCCGTCGGAAATCCCTTGATCATCGAGGCGCAGCCCCTTCCCCGCGGCGCGGGGATCCTCGTGGTCGGGAAAAAGGAGGGGGAAACCGACCTTGTCCTGTGGGAAAAGGATGTGCGGACGGTGTGGCACGTCGAAGTCGGACCCGGCAAGGGATCGATCGTCGAGGATGCCCGGGCATTTGCGGGCGCATTCCCCGGCCTGGCCGTCGTCGAGGCGGGCGGCTCGGTGATCCTGAGCGGTCCCGTTACGACCTCGCAGGATAAATCCGTGCTGGAGTCGTATGCGCGCGCCCACCCGGGGGTTCACCTGCGGGTCTCCCTTCCGGAAGAAAAGAAAACCCTCCTCTTCTACGACCTGAAGATCATCGAGATCGGCCGTGGAGAGACAGCGCAACTGGGTTTCCGCTGGCCCGACACGATTCCGGCAAAGGGTACGTTCGCCGTGGGAACCGGAAATGCGGGAACGATTTCCGTGGTGACCGACTTCGAGGCGCGCCTGAACCTGCTGATGGCCGACGGAAAGGCGAGGATCCTTTCCAACCCGCGCCTGGCGTGCGAAACCGGGGGGGAGGCCCAGTTTCTCGCGGGCGGGGAAATCCCGATCGTGATCATCACGCCGGAGACCCGCACCGTGGAGTGGAAGACCTACGGCATCATCCTCAAGATTCGTCCCACCATGACGGAAGGGGGAAAGATCCGCACGCAGGTGAACGCGGAGGTGAGCGCGGTGGACCACGGAAGCGGGACGTCCGACGTCCCGGGATTTCTCACGCGGCGCGTGTCCACTCTCTTCTCCACGCCGGCGGGGGAAACGGTGATGCTGTCGGGTCTCGTCAAGAGCGATATGGCGAAGGACGTCGCCAAGGTCCCCCTCCTGGGGCAGATCCCCGTGCTCGGGGAACTGTTCAAATCGCGCAACTTCCGGGAGAACCGCACGGAGCTCGCCATCTTCATCACGCCGGTCGAGGTGTCCGGGGACGCCGCCGCCGAAGCCGCGAACTGGGAAGGGAGAGCAGAAAAAGAGAAGGAAAACCTCCGCTTCCGGCTGCTCGACTGACGCACCATTCCGACAGGAACCGTAACCCAATTTATTAAGTCATGTGCGGAGGGCGTAGCGGGGGGTTCCACGAAGCGGCGTCTGGAGCGAAGTGGCCGCTCCCGCCATCCATGGCTTCCGCGGCACTTGCCCATCCATGGGCATCGGAGATGAACGTTCGGGAACGAGCGGAGGCGCAGGCGAGGAGACCATGGACGGTCGACGAGCCGTAGCGGAGTGGAAGCCCCCCGCGAGCACCGAAGCACATTATCAACATGGAGGTATCGATATGAATGGTGACATTCGGCGTACGTTGCACCAGGCGGTACTGTCGCGCCTCGACGCGAGAAAGACGGGATTGCCGTTTGCGGAGGATGTCGGCCGCTGGCGGGATCGCGCCTCGGAATGCCTGCAGGCGGAGATGTGCGCACTGGCGCTGGGGGATCCCGAAAGGGAAGCCTTGAGGCGGGAGATCCTCGACGAGATCTTCGCCTTCGGTCCGATCACTCCCCTGCTGTCCGATCCCGACGTTTCCGAAATCATGGTGAACGGATACGAGTCGATCTTCGTGGAGCGGAACGGGATATTGTCCCGGCACGAACGCTCGTTTCTCTCGGAGGAATCGCTCCGAGCTACGATCGACCGCATGGTGTCCAGGGTCAACCGCCGCCTCGACGAATCCTCGCCCTACGTCGACGCCCGGCTCCCGGACGGGTCGCGCATCAACGCGATCATTCCGCCGGTTTGCCTCTCCGGGGCATGCCTGACGGTCCGCAAATTCCGGAAGGAAGCGTACTCGCTCGAGGAACTCGTACGCATCGGGTCGGTGACCCGGGATGCGGCGGAATACCTCGGCGAGGCCGTCCGGGAGAGGCGAAACGTCATCGTCTCCGGCGGAACCGGCTCCGGGAAAACCACCCTCCTGAACGCCCTGTCCCAGTTCATCCCCGAGGAGGAGCGGATCGTCACGATCGAGGATGCGGCGGAGATCCGGCTCCTAAAGCCGCACGTGATCCGTCTCGAAGCGAGGCCGGTAAACATCGAAGGGTCGGGGGCCGTCACCATCCGGGACCTTGTCCGCAACTCCCTTCGCATGCGACCCGACCGGATCATCGTCGGGGAGTGCCGCGGTGGAGAGGCGCTCGACATGCTGCAGGCGATGAACACGGGGCATGATGGTTCGATCACCACGGGGCACGCGAATACCCCCCGCGACATGTTGCGCCGCCTTGAGACGATGATCCTGCTTTGCGGGGTGGAGATCCCGATCCGCGCGATCCGGGAGCAGATCGCCTCCGCCATCGACGTCATCGTCCACACCGGGAGGATCGCCGGTGGGAAACGGGCGGTCACGTCGGTCACCGAGATCACCGGCATGAACGAATCGCAGATCCTGCTCCAGGAACTCT is drawn from bacterium and contains these coding sequences:
- a CDS encoding TadE/TadG family type IV pilus assembly protein translates to MKGHHVSPHGQSVVETVLVLPLLLVLLAGGYWFYRSLSLSSAAESAAHAQMLRAGRRLAGIKPRLAGTIHPGEGVVRIEARPIPPVGEVPLFRGMEGRTVASVNVSLGKESVGAFLDLPSHDLRREADGTVDCWGKDSSSGSTVRRTVQGIVATGVLR
- the cpaB gene encoding Flp pilus assembly protein CpaB; this translates as MFASMKRKARSFSSGKWADKARTLLPLLAGVLLCGFALAAAGRRVASMEKDIRRQANPVEVVVASVPIPAGETFGVQNLAKKSIPSSGTGQRNVPASDFELLVGARAKTAIDPGEPVLWTDVEEPYDTDAFSRTILPGRRAITLTVDTTSSFAGLLNPGDRVDLLVERSGANSAEWVRDLPVIAVDRDHNRIAHPTDKEDSATVTLMVSPWEGSRIARASGKLHWFLRNPDDNAVVVPASPAMRAVEVWKGGVKVLPALAAKEING
- a CDS encoding pilus assembly protein N-terminal domain-containing protein, translated to MRGDLPRVGCSTAFLCLLLALATGSGSLASETIRIRPGFLRILERPGVSRLSVGNPLIIEAQPLPRGAGILVVGKKEGETDLVLWEKDVRTVWHVEVGPGKGSIVEDARAFAGAFPGLAVVEAGGSVILSGPVTTSQDKSVLESYARAHPGVHLRVSLPEEKKTLLFYDLKIIEIGRGETAQLGFRWPDTIPAKGTFAVGTGNAGTISVVTDFEARLNLLMADGKARILSNPRLACETGGEAQFLAGGEIPIVIITPETRTVEWKTYGIILKIRPTMTEGGKIRTQVNAEVSAVDHGSGTSDVPGFLTRRVSTLFSTPAGETVMLSGLVKSDMAKDVAKVPLLGQIPVLGELFKSRNFRENRTELAIFITPVEVSGDAAAEAANWEGRAEKEKENLRFRLLD
- a CDS encoding CpaF family protein yields the protein MNGDIRRTLHQAVLSRLDARKTGLPFAEDVGRWRDRASECLQAEMCALALGDPEREALRREILDEIFAFGPITPLLSDPDVSEIMVNGYESIFVERNGILSRHERSFLSEESLRATIDRMVSRVNRRLDESSPYVDARLPDGSRINAIIPPVCLSGACLTVRKFRKEAYSLEELVRIGSVTRDAAEYLGEAVRERRNVIVSGGTGSGKTTLLNALSQFIPEEERIVTIEDAAEIRLLKPHVIRLEARPVNIEGSGAVTIRDLVRNSLRMRPDRIIVGECRGGEALDMLQAMNTGHDGSITTGHANTPRDMLRRLETMILLCGVEIPIRAIREQIASAIDVIVHTGRIAGGKRAVTSVTEITGMNESQILLQELFRWSKGNAEDNSAGMLVATGIPSRFRRGGGDAWD